One Nocardioides luti DNA window includes the following coding sequences:
- a CDS encoding SRPBCC family protein, producing the protein MTGLPLAWGTVGDEHTRPYPADDLVPGPVVAMTRAVAVSAPAALTWRWVCQTRLAPHSYDLVDNLGRRSPQELTPGAEVLRVGDRMAIVYELTDLEDGHSWSGVSTPSASRLLGRFATTYAVEPDGPDGRSCRLVCRLVVTRRGRAAWLTTRLLAWGDLVMMRRQLLNLKGLAERDARR; encoded by the coding sequence GTGACCGGCCTGCCGCTCGCCTGGGGGACCGTGGGCGACGAGCACACCCGGCCCTACCCCGCGGACGACCTCGTCCCCGGGCCCGTCGTCGCGATGACGCGGGCCGTCGCGGTCTCCGCACCGGCCGCCCTCACCTGGCGCTGGGTCTGCCAGACCAGGCTGGCGCCGCACTCCTACGACCTGGTCGACAACCTCGGCCGCCGCAGCCCGCAGGAGCTCACCCCGGGCGCCGAGGTGCTGCGGGTCGGCGACCGGATGGCGATCGTCTACGAGCTCACCGACCTCGAGGACGGGCACAGCTGGAGCGGCGTCTCGACCCCGTCGGCGAGTCGGCTGCTCGGCCGCTTCGCGACGACGTACGCCGTGGAGCCGGACGGCCCGGACGGCCGCTCGTGCCGCCTGGTCTGCCGGCTCGTGGTCACCCGCCGCGGCCGGGCGGCGTGGCTGACGACCCGGCTGCTGGCGTGGGGCGACCTGGTGATGATGCGGCGCCAGCTGCTCAACCTGAAGGGCCTCGCCGAGCGCGACGCGCGCCGCTGA
- a CDS encoding proline dehydrogenase family protein gives MSLLRQPILLLARSEGLKKLVSTMPVSSGIVTSYVPGETTASAVEATATLEADGLKVTLDFLGEDTLDTEQADHTVQAYLDLLQQLAAQGLTRGAEVSVKLSAIGQAIPETGDKIALENARTICRAARNAGTTVTLDMEDHTTTDRTLAALRELRKDFPETGAVLQAYLHRTEADCRALAYEGSRVRLCKGAYKEPESVAFQDRLDVDKSYVRCLKVLLAGDGYPMIATHDPRMVEIASSLASRYGRAQGTYEYQMLYGIRPEEQKRLAAGGERMRVYVPYGQEWYGYLMRRLAERPQNLSFFVKSLISKK, from the coding sequence ATGTCCCTGCTCCGTCAGCCGATCCTGCTCCTCGCCCGCAGCGAGGGCCTCAAGAAGCTCGTCAGCACCATGCCGGTCTCCTCGGGCATCGTGACGAGCTACGTCCCCGGCGAGACCACCGCGTCCGCCGTCGAGGCCACCGCCACCCTGGAGGCCGACGGCCTCAAGGTCACCCTCGACTTCCTCGGCGAGGACACCCTCGACACCGAGCAGGCCGACCACACCGTGCAGGCCTACCTCGACCTGCTCCAGCAGCTCGCCGCCCAGGGTCTGACCCGCGGCGCCGAGGTCTCGGTGAAGCTGTCGGCCATCGGCCAGGCGATCCCCGAGACCGGCGACAAGATCGCCCTCGAGAACGCCCGCACCATCTGCCGCGCAGCCCGCAACGCCGGCACCACGGTGACCCTCGACATGGAGGACCACACCACGACCGACCGCACGCTGGCGGCGCTCCGCGAGCTGCGCAAGGACTTCCCGGAGACCGGCGCCGTGCTGCAGGCCTACCTGCACCGCACCGAGGCCGACTGCCGCGCGCTGGCCTACGAGGGCTCGCGGGTCCGGCTCTGCAAGGGCGCCTACAAGGAGCCCGAGTCGGTCGCCTTCCAGGACCGCCTCGACGTGGACAAGTCCTACGTCCGCTGCCTCAAGGTGCTGCTCGCCGGCGACGGCTACCCGATGATCGCCACCCACGACCCGCGGATGGTCGAGATCGCCTCGTCGCTCGCGAGCCGCTACGGCCGCGCGCAGGGCACCTACGAGTACCAGATGCTCTACGGCATCCGTCCCGAGGAGCAGAAGCGCCTCGCGGCCGGCGGCGAGCGGATGCGGGTCTACGTGCCGTACGGCCAGGAGTGGTACGGCTACCTGATGAGAAGGCTCGCTGAGCGCCCGCAGAACCTGTCATTCTTCGTGAAGTCCCTGATCTCGAAGAAATAG
- a CDS encoding haloalkane dehalogenase: MQTRRPSEDRFADLPGLPWAPSYAQVPDPDSSDGGTLRMAYVDAGPADGPVVLLLHGEPTWSYLYRHVIRVLVDAGIRAVAPDLVGFGRSDQPTEPEDHSYARHVEWTRSLVVDHLDLRDVTLVGQDWGGLIGLRLVAEHPDRFARVVAANTGLPTGDHDMPEIWWMFRHAVERAETLDVGRLVAAGCVRGLADADRAAYDAPFPDEASKVGPRVMPTLVPTRPDDPATAANRAAWEVLQAWDRPFLTAFSDGDPITGAMAPILRQLVPGAAGLEHPVVADAGHFLQEDAGEELGRIVAAFVRG, translated from the coding sequence ATGCAGACCCGCCGCCCGTCCGAGGACCGCTTCGCCGACCTGCCCGGCCTCCCGTGGGCGCCGTCGTACGCCCAGGTGCCCGACCCGGACAGCAGCGACGGGGGCACCCTGCGGATGGCGTACGTCGACGCGGGTCCCGCCGACGGGCCGGTGGTCCTGCTGCTGCACGGCGAGCCGACCTGGTCCTACCTGTACCGCCACGTGATCCGGGTGCTGGTCGACGCCGGGATCCGCGCGGTGGCGCCGGACCTCGTCGGCTTCGGGCGCTCCGACCAGCCGACCGAGCCGGAGGACCACTCCTACGCGCGGCACGTGGAGTGGACGCGCTCGCTGGTCGTCGACCACCTCGACCTGCGCGACGTCACGCTCGTCGGCCAGGACTGGGGCGGCCTGATCGGGCTGCGGCTCGTCGCCGAGCACCCCGACCGCTTCGCACGGGTGGTCGCCGCGAACACCGGGCTGCCGACCGGCGACCACGACATGCCCGAGATCTGGTGGATGTTCCGGCACGCCGTCGAGCGGGCCGAGACGCTGGACGTCGGCCGGCTCGTCGCGGCCGGGTGCGTCCGCGGGCTCGCGGACGCCGACCGGGCGGCGTACGACGCCCCCTTCCCGGACGAGGCGTCCAAGGTCGGCCCGCGGGTGATGCCGACGCTGGTCCCGACCCGTCCGGACGACCCGGCCACCGCCGCGAACCGCGCGGCGTGGGAGGTGCTGCAGGCCTGGGACCGGCCGTTCCTCACGGCCTTCAGCGACGGCGACCCGATCACCGGCGCGATGGCGCCGATCCTGCGGCAGCTCGTGCCGGGCGCCGCCGGGCTCGAGCACCCCGTGGTCGCGGACGCCGGGCACTTCCTGCAGGAGGACGCCGGCGAGGAGCTCGGCCGGATCGTCGCGGCGTTCGTCCGCGGCTGA
- the trpS gene encoding tryptophan--tRNA ligase: MTTTTLTATRHLSLLTPSGRLTLGNLLGALRPMAEQQEDAFYGLSDLHAMTTAHDPAALRALSAETATLLLAVGLDRATLFRQSAVPTHTALAYLLECTAHTGELNRMIQFKEKGRGVDGTRVSLYTYPVLMAADILLYRPTSVPVGEDQRQHVELTRDLAIRFNSTYGPVFTVPEVAVPPAGARVMDLAHPTRKMSKSATDAAGVIHLLDPPDVVRRKVARAVTDSETGPDAVRADRAAKPGVTNLLDILAACGGSATGLTTYGALKKAVTDAVVAELEPVQARYAALAADPGHVAAVFAAGAARCREVTAPVLAAAEAAVGLG, encoded by the coding sequence ATGACCACGACCACCCTCACCGCGACCCGGCACCTCTCGCTGCTCACGCCGTCCGGCCGGCTGACCCTCGGCAACCTGCTCGGCGCGCTGCGCCCGATGGCGGAGCAGCAGGAGGACGCGTTCTACGGCCTCTCCGACCTGCACGCGATGACCACGGCCCACGACCCGGCGGCGCTGCGGGCGCTCAGCGCCGAGACCGCCACGCTGCTGCTGGCCGTCGGGCTGGACCGGGCGACGCTGTTCCGCCAGTCGGCGGTGCCGACGCACACCGCGCTGGCCTACCTGCTGGAGTGCACCGCGCACACCGGCGAGCTGAACCGGATGATCCAGTTCAAGGAGAAGGGCCGCGGGGTGGACGGGACCCGGGTCTCGCTCTACACCTACCCGGTCCTGATGGCCGCGGACATCCTGCTCTACCGGCCCACGTCGGTGCCGGTCGGTGAGGACCAACGCCAGCACGTCGAGCTGACCCGGGACCTGGCGATCCGGTTCAACTCGACCTACGGACCGGTGTTCACGGTCCCCGAGGTCGCGGTCCCGCCCGCCGGCGCCCGCGTCATGGACCTGGCCCACCCGACCCGCAAGATGAGCAAGTCCGCCACGGACGCGGCCGGGGTCATCCACCTGCTCGACCCGCCCGACGTCGTACGCCGGAAGGTGGCGCGCGCAGTCACCGACTCCGAGACCGGGCCGGACGCGGTGCGCGCCGACCGCGCGGCCAAGCCCGGCGTGACGAACCTGCTCGACATCCTGGCGGCCTGCGGCGGCTCGGCGACCGGCCTGACGACGTACGGCGCGCTGAAGAAGGCCGTGACCGACGCCGTGGTGGCCGAGCTCGAGCCGGTGCAGGCGCGGTACGCCGCGCTGGCCGCCGACCCCGGGCACGTGGCGGCCGTGTTCGCCGCCGGCGCCGCCCGGTGCCGTGAGGTGACCGCGCCGGTGCTCGCCGCCGCCGAGGCGGCCGTGGGGCTGGGGTGA
- a CDS encoding GNAT family N-acetyltransferase, which yields MPFDAAAHAAGVAAVARAEGWPSLSDPDVVRRACTASGVVTRVALDPDGRVVGFAQACGDGEIQSFLAQLAVLASHRRQGIARRLVEDAFAATGTQRMDLVTDDAEAFYASFPHRTKPGFRIYPGGMLGG from the coding sequence GTGCCCTTCGACGCCGCCGCCCACGCGGCGGGCGTCGCCGCCGTCGCGCGTGCCGAGGGCTGGCCCAGCCTGTCCGACCCCGACGTCGTACGCCGGGCCTGCACCGCCTCGGGCGTCGTCACGCGCGTGGCGCTGGACCCGGACGGCCGGGTCGTCGGGTTCGCCCAGGCCTGCGGCGACGGCGAGATCCAGTCGTTCCTGGCCCAGCTCGCCGTCCTCGCGAGCCACCGTCGTCAGGGCATTGCGCGGCGCCTCGTCGAGGACGCCTTCGCCGCGACCGGCACGCAGCGGATGGACCTCGTGACCGACGACGCCGAGGCGTTCTACGCCTCCTTCCCGCACAGGACCAAGCCGGGCTTTCGCATCTACCCCGGTGGCATGCTCGGAGGATGA
- the proC gene encoding pyrroline-5-carboxylate reductase produces the protein MTTTPQQAQTAIIGAGVMGETLLSGLVRAGRRVDRLLVGEKRAERAAELEERYGVAVVANADAAAKADTVVLVVKPQDMGDVLAEIAGSLRAGQLLVSLAAGITTAFIESRVPDGVAVVRVMPNTPALVDEGMAAISPGSHCDEAHLAEVEALMASVGKVLRIPERQQDAVTAISGSGPAYIFFVVESMIEAGVHLGLPRATATDLVVQTVVGSAKMLRETGTHPTVLREQVTSPAGTTAAALRELEIHKVRAAFLAAMEAARDRSRALAEGS, from the coding sequence ATGACCACGACGCCGCAGCAGGCCCAGACCGCGATCATCGGGGCCGGGGTGATGGGGGAGACCCTCCTCTCCGGCCTGGTCCGCGCGGGTCGCCGGGTCGACCGGCTCCTCGTCGGCGAGAAGCGCGCCGAGCGGGCGGCCGAGCTCGAGGAGCGGTACGGCGTCGCGGTGGTCGCGAACGCCGACGCCGCTGCCAAGGCCGACACCGTGGTCCTGGTGGTCAAGCCCCAGGACATGGGCGACGTGCTCGCGGAGATCGCCGGGTCCCTGCGCGCCGGCCAGCTGCTCGTCTCGCTCGCGGCCGGCATCACCACCGCCTTCATCGAGTCCCGCGTGCCCGACGGCGTCGCGGTCGTCCGGGTCATGCCGAACACGCCCGCGCTGGTCGACGAGGGGATGGCCGCGATCTCGCCCGGGTCGCACTGCGACGAGGCGCACCTCGCCGAGGTCGAGGCGCTGATGGCCTCGGTCGGCAAGGTGCTGCGCATCCCCGAGCGGCAGCAGGACGCCGTCACCGCGATCAGCGGCTCCGGGCCGGCGTACATCTTCTTCGTCGTGGAGTCGATGATCGAGGCCGGCGTGCACCTCGGCCTGCCGCGCGCCACCGCCACCGACCTCGTCGTCCAGACCGTCGTCGGCTCGGCCAAGATGCTGCGCGAGACCGGCACCCACCCGACCGTGCTCCGCGAGCAGGTCACCTCCCCGGCCGGCACCACCGCGGCCGCCCTCCGCGAGCTCGAGATCCACAAGGTCCGCGCGGCGTTCCTCGCCGCCATGGAGGCCGCCCGCGACCGCTCCCGGGCGCTCGCCGAGGGCTCCTGA
- a CDS encoding alpha/beta fold hydrolase, with protein sequence MTDLHHRLEGSGPTVVLLHAGVADLRMWDTQVAELVPGHAVLRLDLRGYGSTPLEPGTSYSDAEDVLALLDELGIDRFALVGASYGGYVAQQVASAVPERLDALVLLDAPADLAEPDPALRALWQEEGRLLVAGDLDGATDLNVATWVGPDADDDARALVWKMQRAAFAHQVPAGDVENRELPIDLAAITCPTTVVVGAHDLEFFRENARELVAALPRAELVELPWALHLPSLERPFETAHLVRAALG encoded by the coding sequence ATGACCGACCTCCACCACCGCCTCGAGGGCTCCGGCCCCACCGTCGTCCTCCTGCACGCCGGCGTCGCCGACCTCCGCATGTGGGACACCCAGGTCGCCGAGCTCGTCCCCGGCCACGCCGTCCTCCGCCTCGACCTGCGGGGCTACGGGTCCACCCCGCTCGAGCCCGGGACGTCGTACTCCGACGCCGAGGACGTGCTCGCGCTGCTCGACGAGCTGGGCATCGACCGGTTCGCGCTCGTGGGGGCGTCGTACGGCGGGTACGTCGCCCAGCAGGTCGCCTCGGCCGTCCCCGAGCGCCTCGACGCGCTGGTGCTGCTCGACGCGCCGGCCGACCTCGCGGAGCCGGACCCGGCGCTGCGGGCACTGTGGCAGGAGGAGGGTCGGCTCTTGGTGGCCGGCGACCTCGACGGCGCCACCGACCTCAACGTCGCGACCTGGGTCGGCCCCGACGCCGACGACGACGCCCGCGCGCTGGTCTGGAAGATGCAGCGCGCGGCCTTCGCCCACCAGGTCCCGGCCGGTGACGTCGAGAACCGCGAGCTGCCGATCGACCTCGCCGCCATCACCTGCCCCACCACCGTGGTCGTCGGCGCGCACGACCTCGAGTTCTTCCGCGAGAACGCCCGCGAGCTCGTCGCCGCGCTGCCGCGGGCCGAGCTCGTCGAGCTGCCGTGGGCGCTGCACCTGCCGTCCCTCGAGCGGCCGTTCGAGACCGCCCACCTGGTGCGAGCGGCGCTGGGCTGA
- a CDS encoding ABC transporter ATP-binding protein has translation MMKNAVEVRGLTVVRGGRPVLEGLDLTVGGGVTGLLGPSGCGKSTLLRALVGVQRLQAGEVTVFGHPAGSRPLRDRLGYVTQAASVYDDLSVAENLTFFARVLGVGRVEVDRAVEAVDLSGHRDQPVGRMSGGQRSRVSLAVALLTTPDLLVLDEPTVGLDPVLRRDLWALFHRLADAGAAVLVSSHVMDEAERCDRLLLMREGRIIADGSPDEIRERTGSADIETAFLAIVGKDAA, from the coding sequence ATGATGAAAAACGCGGTGGAGGTGCGCGGGCTGACCGTCGTGCGCGGCGGCCGGCCGGTGCTGGAGGGGCTGGACCTCACGGTCGGAGGCGGCGTGACCGGCCTGCTCGGGCCGTCCGGCTGCGGGAAGTCCACGCTGCTGCGGGCCCTGGTGGGCGTCCAGCGGCTGCAGGCCGGCGAGGTCACGGTCTTCGGGCACCCGGCCGGGAGCCGGCCGCTGCGGGACCGGCTCGGCTACGTCACGCAGGCGGCCAGCGTGTACGACGACCTCTCGGTCGCCGAGAACCTCACCTTCTTCGCCCGCGTGCTCGGGGTGGGGCGGGTCGAGGTCGACCGGGCCGTCGAGGCGGTCGACCTCTCCGGGCACCGCGACCAGCCGGTCGGCCGGATGAGCGGGGGCCAGCGGTCCCGGGTCAGCCTGGCCGTCGCGCTGCTCACGACGCCCGATCTGCTGGTCCTGGACGAGCCGACCGTCGGGCTCGACCCGGTGCTCCGCCGTGACCTCTGGGCGCTCTTCCACCGGCTCGCCGACGCCGGCGCGGCCGTCCTGGTCTCCAGCCACGTGATGGACGAGGCCGAGCGCTGCGACCGGCTGCTGCTGATGCGCGAGGGCCGGATCATCGCGGACGGCTCGCCCGACGAGATCCGCGAGCGCACCGGCAGCGCCGACATCGAGACCGCGTTCCTCGCGATCGTGGGGAAGGACGCCGCATGA
- a CDS encoding acetoin utilization protein AcuC: MPACHGPATVVFDDRLTEYDFGHGHPMSPIRVDLTMRLARELGVLDKLRMVDAPIATDEQIRTVHEQGLIDAVVRCGTVPGADDEARGLGSDDNPVFRDMHQAAAHVVGASLEAFRQVWSGESLHSASIAGGLHHAMPDRSAGFCIYNDIAVGIQSLLDQGAERVAYVDVDVHHGDGVEKIFWNDPRVLTISLHETGQMLFPGTGFPTDVGGPDAQGTAVNVALPPGTADAGWLRAFHAVVPPVLREFEPEVLVTQHGCDSHIEDPLAHLMLTVDGQRAAYLALHDLAHEVAGGRWVATGGGGYALVEVVPRAWTHLLAIVGGEPLDPLTDTPPGWREHVRDVLGRTPPYRLTDGRTPAYRDWTEGYDPDTWLDRAIHATRTEIFPLHGLDPLP; the protein is encoded by the coding sequence ATGCCCGCCTGCCACGGTCCCGCGACCGTCGTCTTCGACGACCGCCTGACCGAGTACGACTTCGGGCACGGCCACCCCATGTCGCCGATCCGGGTCGACCTCACGATGCGCCTCGCCCGCGAGCTCGGGGTCCTCGACAAGCTGCGCATGGTCGACGCCCCGATCGCCACCGACGAGCAGATCCGCACCGTGCACGAGCAGGGCCTGATCGACGCCGTCGTCCGCTGCGGCACGGTGCCCGGCGCGGACGACGAGGCGCGCGGCCTGGGCAGCGACGACAACCCGGTCTTCCGCGACATGCACCAGGCGGCCGCCCACGTGGTGGGGGCCAGCCTGGAGGCGTTCCGCCAGGTCTGGAGCGGCGAGAGCCTGCACTCGGCGAGCATCGCCGGCGGCCTGCACCACGCGATGCCCGACCGGTCGGCGGGCTTCTGTATCTACAACGACATCGCGGTCGGCATCCAGTCGCTGCTCGACCAGGGCGCCGAGCGGGTGGCGTACGTCGACGTCGACGTCCACCACGGCGACGGTGTCGAGAAGATCTTCTGGAACGACCCGCGGGTCCTGACGATCAGCCTGCACGAGACCGGGCAGATGCTGTTCCCGGGCACCGGCTTCCCGACGGACGTGGGCGGCCCCGACGCGCAGGGGACGGCGGTCAACGTCGCGCTGCCGCCCGGCACCGCCGACGCGGGCTGGCTGCGGGCCTTCCACGCGGTGGTCCCGCCGGTGCTGCGGGAGTTCGAGCCCGAGGTCCTGGTGACCCAGCACGGCTGCGACTCGCACATCGAGGACCCGCTCGCGCACCTGATGCTCACCGTGGACGGCCAGCGGGCGGCGTACCTCGCCCTGCACGACCTGGCCCACGAGGTGGCCGGCGGTCGCTGGGTCGCCACCGGCGGTGGCGGCTACGCGCTGGTCGAGGTGGTCCCGCGGGCGTGGACGCACCTGCTCGCGATCGTCGGCGGCGAGCCGCTGGACCCCCTGACCGACACCCCGCCGGGCTGGCGCGAGCACGTCCGCGACGTGCTCGGCCGCACCCCGCCGTACCGCCTCACGGACGGGCGTACGCCGGCCTACCGGGACTGGACCGAGGGCTACGACCCCGACACCTGGCTGGATCGCGCCATCCACGCCACGCGCACGGAGATCTTCCCGCTGCACGGTCTCGATCCGCTCCCGTGA
- a CDS encoding ABC transporter permease: MSPRTTLAVAGRVLTQLRRDRRTLAMLLVLPCLLITLLWWMFDGTATGPGGGVFDRVGPALLAMFPFIVMFLVTSVTTLRERSSGTLERLLAMPMGKLDFLGGYALAFGAVAAVQSVLAVGLAVGLLDLDVRGPVWLLTVVAVADAVLGTALGLFVSAFAQTEFQAVQFMPLLVIPQILLCGLFVARGALPGLLAGISDFLPLSYAVDAMQTLTRTPATGDVWRDLAVVAGYAVALLGLGAATLRRRTP, translated from the coding sequence ATGAGCCCCCGGACCACGCTCGCGGTCGCCGGTCGCGTCCTGACCCAGCTCCGCCGCGACCGCCGCACGCTGGCGATGCTGCTGGTGCTGCCCTGCCTGCTCATCACGCTGCTGTGGTGGATGTTCGACGGCACCGCCACCGGGCCCGGCGGTGGCGTCTTCGACCGCGTCGGCCCGGCGCTGCTCGCGATGTTCCCCTTCATCGTGATGTTCCTCGTGACCAGCGTGACCACGTTGCGCGAGCGCTCCAGCGGCACCCTCGAGCGGCTGCTCGCGATGCCGATGGGCAAGCTCGACTTCCTCGGCGGCTACGCCCTGGCCTTCGGCGCCGTCGCGGCGGTCCAGTCCGTGCTCGCCGTCGGGCTCGCAGTCGGCCTCCTCGACCTCGACGTGCGAGGCCCGGTCTGGCTGCTCACCGTCGTCGCCGTGGCCGACGCCGTCCTCGGGACCGCGCTCGGCCTGTTCGTCAGCGCCTTCGCGCAGACCGAGTTCCAGGCCGTGCAGTTCATGCCGCTGCTGGTGATCCCGCAGATCCTGCTGTGCGGGCTGTTCGTGGCCCGCGGCGCGCTGCCCGGGCTGCTCGCGGGCATCAGCGACTTCCTCCCGCTGTCGTACGCCGTGGACGCCATGCAGACGCTCACCCGGACGCCCGCCACCGGCGACGTCTGGCGCGACCTCGCGGTGGTCGCGGGGTACGCCGTGGCGCTCCTCGGGCTCGGTGCGGCGACCCTGCGCCGACGTACTCCCTGA